In Citrus sinensis cultivar Valencia sweet orange chromosome 4, DVS_A1.0, whole genome shotgun sequence, one DNA window encodes the following:
- the LOC102608438 gene encoding chaperone protein dnaJ GFA2, mitochondrial, which yields MVRSNGARLLHSWTRNLNLLEDSRNSIIKTVIGGCSKSFSTGPCNQFRVSGNFSLKNANNHRNWLLLRLLNSNLGGLRSIHGTASMSARDYYDVLGVNKNATASEIKKAYYGLAKKLHPDTNKDDPEAEKKFQEVSKAYEVLKDDEKRSVYDQVGHEAFVHQETNGGPGHEGGFGNPFQDIFNMENIFNFRDIFRNRMSGQDVKVAVELSFMEAVQGCTKTVTFQTELPCEACGGEGVPPGVKPEKCRRCKGSGMESIHSGFMSINQTCRQCGGTGHIITNWCKSCKGARVVKGSKSVKLDIMPGVDNNETLKVFRSGGADPDGNQPGDLYVTIKVREDPVFRREGANIHVDSVLSVTQAILGGTIQVPTLTGDVVLKVRPGTQPGQKVVLKNKGIKTRNSFSFGDQYVHFNVSIPTNLTQRQRELIEEFAKEARGEYEKRAAAGASR from the exons ATGGTTCGCTCTAACGGAGCTAGACTTCTTCATTCTTGGACTCGAAATCTGAATCTTCTCGAAGATTCTAGAAATTCC ATAATAAAGACGGTAATTGGAGGGTGCAGCAAGAGCTTCAGTACTGGCCCTTGTAATCAATTTAGGGTTTCTGGCAATTTTTCGCTTAAAAATG CTAATAATCATAGAAACTGGTTGCTGCTGAGGCTTCTGAATTCGAATTTGGGTGGGCTGAGGTCTATTCATGGCACCG CCTCTATGTCTGCGAGAGACTATTATGATGTACTTGGTGTGAACAAGAACGCCACTGCATCGGAAATAAAGAAAGCTTATTATGGG CTTGCAAAGAAGCTCCATCCAGATACAAATAAAGACGACCCTGAAGCTGAAAAGAAATTTCAGGAAGTTTCAAAGGCATATGAA GTTCTGAAAGATGATGAGAAGCGTTCAGTTTATGATCAG GTTGGCCATGAAGCATTTGTGCACCAAGAAACCAATGGTGGTCCAGGTCATGAAGGTGGCTTTGGAAATCCATTCCAGGACATCTTCAATATGGAGAAT ATTTTCAACTTTAGAGATATTTTCAGAAATAGGATGAGTGGCCAAGATGTAAAG GTTGCTGTTGAGCTATCCTTCATGGAAGCTGTTCAGGGATGTACCAAAACTGTTACATTTCAAACGGAGTTGCCTTGTGAAGCTTGTG GTGGGGAAGGCGTCCCTCCTGGAGTGAAACCTGAAAAATGTAGGCGCTGTAAGGGCTCCGGCATG GAGTCCATACATTCTGGCTTTATGAGCATTAATCAAACTTGCAGACAATGTGGTGGAACAGGCCATATTATCACG AACTGGTGCAAGTCATGCAAAGGAGCTAGAGTAGTGAAGGGATCAAAGTCAGTGAAATTGGATATTATGCCAG GAGTTGACAACAATGAGACATTAAAGGTTTTTAGAAGTGGTGGAGCAGATCCTGATGGAAATCAACCTGGCGATCTTTATGTTACAATCAAG GTCAGGGAAGACCCAGTTTTCCGCAGAGAAGGTGCTAACATTCATGTAGATTCTGTTTTAAGTGTCACTcag GCTATTTTGGGAGGAACTATTCAAGTCCCAACTCTCACTGGAGATGTTGTACTCAAG GTCCGCCCTGGAACGCAACCTGGTCAGAAAGTGGTTCTGAAGAACAAAG GGATTAAAACAAGGAACTCTTTCTCATTTGGTGATCAATATGTGCACTTCAATGTCAGCATTCCAAC GAACCTGACCCAGAGACAACGGGAATTGATTGAAGAGTTTGCTAAAGAAGCGCGAGGTGAATATGAGAAGCGTGCTGCGGCAGGGGCATCAAGATGA
- the LOC102608640 gene encoding FT-interacting protein 3-like, which translates to MTELKEDFSLKETSPKIGGGRVSGRERLTSSFDLVEQMEFLYVRIVRARDLQVNQVTGTCDPYVEVKIGNYKGTTIPFEKKLNPEWNQVFAFTKERLQAISVELLVKDKMIVNGDFIGKIKIDMPDIPKRVPPDSPLAPEWKRLEAKDGSRARGELMFAIWFGTQADEAFSSAWHSDTAVVSGENIMNCRSKVYVSPKLWYLRVNVIEAQDLVPKQRNRNPEVFIKAIFGNVVLKTTVSAKKTANPTWNEDLMFVAAEPFDDPLILTVEDKLGDNKEECLGRLVLPLSKAGKRFLPLPASAIWYNLERNIADGEEKKDVRFASRICLRFSLDGGYHVFDEATNYSSDLRSTMKQLWPPVIGVLELGILSAKELLPMKSRDGRGTTDAYCVAKYANKWVRTRTVVDSFDPKWNEQYTWEVYDPYTVITLVVFDNCHLHPGGAKDSRIGKVRIRLSTLETDRIYTHSYPLVALLPNGVKKMGEVQLAVRFTCSSFVNLLQTYSQPLLPKMHYINPLSVFQIDSLRHQATHLLSSRLSRAEPPLRREVVEYLLDVGSQMWSMRRGKANLARLMRFLNGFGVAWIWFDQVRRWKNPMTTIFVHVFYVIMVLFPQMILAMFFFSLFGVVIMKFKKRPRLPPHMDIKLSFADKAHPDELDEEFDTFPSSKQGHILTTRYDRLRSIAARMVTLNGDLDSQLERLQSLIDWRDPRATAMFSIFCLMAAVVFYIVPLWILLLFAGPFVMRHPRFRIDIPALPQNFLRRLPSKAESLL; encoded by the coding sequence ATGACAGAGCTGAAAGAAGACTTTTCATTGAAGGAGACCTCACCGAAAATTGGTGGAGGGAGAGTCTCTGGTAGAGAAAGGCTCACATCATCATTCGACCTTGTTGAACAAATGGAGTTTTTGTATGTAAGGATAGTGAGAGCCAGAGATTTGCAAGTCAATCAAGTGACCGGAACTTGTGACCCTTATGTTGAGGTAAAGATAGGAAACTATAAGGGAACAACTATCCCCTTTGAGAAGAAACTAAACCCAGAATGGAACCAAGTTTTTGCCTTTACTAAAGAGCGTCTCCAGGCCATATCTGTAGAGTTATTGGTTAAGGATAAGATGATTGTCAATGGTGATTTTATTGGTAAGATTAAGATTGACATGCCTGATATTCCTAAACGTGTTCCACCGGATAGTCCTTTGGCGCCAGAGTGGAAAAGATTGGAGGCTAAAGATGGCAGCAGGGCTAGAGGAGAGTTGATGTTTGCTATTTGGTTTGGAACTCAAGCAGATGAAGCATTTTCCAGTGCTTGGCATTCAGATACAGCTGTTGTTAGTGGTGAGAATATTATGAATTGTCGTTCAAAAGTGTATGTTTCACCTAAACTTTGGTATCTTAGGGTTAATGTGATTGAAGCTCAAGATTTGGTACCTAAACAAAGGAATAGAAACCCTGAAGTTTTCATCAAAGCAATTTTTGGGAATGTGGTTCTGAAGACTACTGTTTCAGCCAAAAAAACTGCGAACCCAACTTGGAATGAGGACTTGATGTTTGTTGCAGCAGAGCCATTTGATGACCCTTTGATTCTGACTGTGGAGGATAAACTTGGAGATAATAAAGAGGAATGTCTGGGGAGATTAGTGTTGCCCTTATCTAAGGCTGGTAAGAGGTTCCTGCCATTGCCTGCCTCTGCTATATGGTATAATCTTGAGAGGAATATTGCCGATGgtgaagagaaaaaagatgTCAGATTCGCTAGCAGAATTTGTTTGAGATTCTCTTTGGACGGTGGGTATCATGTTTTCGATGAAGCCACTAACTATAGCAGTGATTTGAGGTCCACGATGAAGCAGTTGTGGCCACCAGTGATTGGGGTTTTGGAGTTGGGGATTTTAAGTGCTAAAGAATTGCTGCCAATGAAATCAAGAGATGGAAGAGGAACTACCGATGCTTATTGTGTGGCTAAATATGCTAACAAATGGGTGAGAACAAGGACTGTTGTTGATAGCTTTGATCCAAAATGGAATGAGCAATACACTTGGGAGGTTTATGATCCTTACACTGTCATTACCTTAGTAGTTTTTGATAATTGTCATTTACATCCTGGAGGAGCCAAGGATTCAAGAATTGGCAAGGTAAGGATTCGACTGTCTACGCTTGAAACTGATAGGATCTACACTCACTCTTATCCTCTTGTAGCCTTGCTACCGAATGGGGTGAAAAAGATGGGAGAAGTTCAGCTGGCTGTGAGGTTTACTTGTTCTTCTTTTGTCAACCTGCTCCAAACTTACTCACAACCTCTCTTGCCCAAAATGCATTACATTAACCCGCTTTCTGTTTTTCAGATTGATAGTTTAAGGCACCAGGCTACTCATTTGCTCTCCTCAAGGCTGAGTCGTGCTGAGCCACCATTAAGGAGAGAGGTTGTTGAGTATTTACTCGATGTAGGTTCACAGATGTGGAGCATGAGAAGAGGCAAAGCCAATCTTGCAAGACTCATGAGATTTTTGAATGGATTTGGTGTTGCTTGGATTTGGTTTGATCAAGTACGCCGATGGAAGAACCCAATGACAACAATTTTTGTTCATGTCTTCTATGTGATTATGGTTCTTTTCCCACAAATGATTTTGGCCATGTTCTTTTTTAGCTTATTTGGTGTTGTGATTATGAAGTTCAAAAAGAGGCCAAGACTTCCTCCTCATATGGAcattaaattatcatttgctGACAAAGCTCATCCTGATGAGCTGGATGAAGAGTTTGATACATTCCCATCTTCCAAGCAAGGTCACATTCTAACAACCAGATATGATCGATTGAGAAGTATAGCAGCAAGGATGGTTACATTAAATGGTGACTTGGATAGTCAATTGGAGAGGCTGCAGTCATTAATAGATTGGCGGGATCCGAGAGCCACAGCTATGttctcaattttttgtttgatggCTGCTGTAGTGTTTTACATAGTTCCCCTTTGGATTTTACTCCTATTTGCAGGTCCTTTTGTGATGAGGCATCCAAGATTCCGTATTGACATTCCTGCATTACCACAAAACTTCTTAAGGAGATTACCTTCAAAGGCAGAGAGTTTGTTGTGA
- the LOC102608147 gene encoding 30S ribosomal protein 2, chloroplastic, giving the protein MTSLSSSSSLILSQQNLIFSKTHFTFQSRQPILQIRFPKLSYSLHNLKTASTEESTTRLFAVAEETTSSSSSSVDTSSEFARRVYIGNIPRNIDNDELTKIVQEHGAVEKAEVIYDKYTGRSRRFAFVMMKTVEDANAVIEKLNGTEIGGREIKVNITEKPLVQVDLSLLQAEDSNFVDSPYKVYVGNLAKTVTSEMLKKCFSEKGQVLSAKVLRVPGTSKSSGFGFVTFSSEEDAEAAISSLNNSLLEGQRIRVNKA; this is encoded by the exons ATGActtcattatcatcatcatcatctctaATACTGTCTCAacaaaatctcattttttcaaaaacccACTTCACATTTCAATCAAGACAACCAATTCTTCAAATCAGATTTCCAAAACTCTCATATTCTTTGCACAATCTCAAGACAGCAAGCACCGAAGAATCCACTACGAGACTCTTTGCAGTAGCTGAAGAAActacatcatcatcatcatcatcggtTGACACGTCTTCAGAGTTTGCTAGGAGGGTCTATATTGGTAACATTCCTAGAAATATTGATAATGATGAACTTACAAAGATTGTTCAAGAACACGGCGCCGTCGAGAAAGCTGAG GTTATTTATGATAAGTACACTGGAAGGAGTCGCCGATTTGCCTTTGTTATGATGAAAACTGTTGAGGATGCAAATGCAGTGATTGAGAAACTGAACGGCACT GAAATTGGTGGACGTGAGATCAAAGTAAACATCACAGAGAAACCTTTGGTGCAAGTTGATTTGTCCCTCCTCCAGGCAGAGGATTCTAACTTTGTGGACAGTCCGTATAAAGTTTATGTAGGAAATCTTGCAAAGACAGTGACCTCGGAAATGCTCAAAAAGTGTTTCTCTGAGAAGGGACAGGTTCTTAGTGCAAAGGTTTTGCGGGTTCCAGGaacatcaaaatcatctgGTTTTGGGTTTGTTACCTTCTCTTCAGAAGAGGATGCTGAAGCTGCCATCTCTTCTCTTAACAATTCT CTGCTGGAAGGGCAACGAATTCGTGTAAACAAGGCATAG
- the LOC102607852 gene encoding sister chromatid cohesion 1 protein 3, with protein sequence MFYSQTFLARKGPLGTVWCAAHLQHRLKKSHYTSTNIPSTVDRIMCPDVPIALRMSGHLLLGVVRIYSKKVDYLYHDCNVFLISLRKTFSTVSVNLPEDATHAPAHTVTLPQKFNLDSVDLDDHTFDDEYDNHLRSQEDITLTDQIPVGRDVYVAITFDEDIMMDSTHPPEDVPDSGVRQMQDILRAPPSDADVGIQDPGPSNQTEVLNVTEDIQDPGASHQGELPTDSEGLQEPGPSNQTEVLGETVELQEPGPSNQTEVLRETVNFQEPDLSNQTEVLHRSTDHTSPPKFPEVEVMRDTHHDFSAGDLSPLFLDVAKDITEPIVSSHQFSNEKEIQTPALEDLLASRGQPLQFQQHTEPPASAFTPEVLGGSDTHVSCGYSSPALVIRSTPPEQQQNQRARKRIRLDKSLVLPNKFMKKALEDSSDLLRKKRNVPINNLGVWKLNNMVRKEQVFHEPLLTGSCVDICNIFKKNYISAKPHLVATAMEEGNSEPMIVDSPAPETEAIPEPSAAKSPHAAEDIQEPRVSESHASVPEIEMEIGQLRHDDSNIGNDYLPEFMPSPATVVHSPFTRDDQTHSSTKSFESESMPTGTHGSELETPRVLSEEWLSLETSGLSDIPELINSAEADDLSFLEADNNTSTGSQAHQGVESLSVRTRAVAQYLQRQSPITPSSEGSTDLSLNKILQGKTRKLCARMFFETLVLKSYGLLDVEQEQPYGDITLKLTPKLSKTDI encoded by the exons ATGTTTTATTCGCAAACGTTTCTAGCTCGAAAGGGCCCACTGGGCACCGTCTGGTGCGCCGCTCATCTTCAGCACCGCCTCAAGAAGTCTCACTACACCTCCACCAATATCCCCTCCACTGTCG ACCGTATAATGTGCCCTGATGTCCCGATTGCATTGAGAATGTCGGGGCACCTCCTGTTAGGCGTGGTTCGGATATACTCAAAGAAAGTCGACTATCTGTATCATGACTGTAATGTTTTCTTGATTAGCTTAAGAAAAACGTTCTCTACTGTTAGTGTTAATTTGCCTGAGGATGCCACACATGCACCTGCTCATACTGTCACTTTGCCTCAAAAATTCAATCTTGACTCTGTGGATTTGGATGATCACACTTTTGATGATGAATACGATAATCATCTCAGGAGTCAGGAGGACATCACACTTACAG ATCAAATTCCTGTTGGCAGAGATGTCTATGTTGCCATAACGTTTGATGAG GATATTATGATGGATTCAACACACCCACCTGAAGACGTTCCTGATTCAGGGGTGAGGCAAATGCAGGA CATTCTCCGCGCACCCCCCTCTGATGCTGATGTGGGCATTCAGGACCCTGGTCCTAGTAATCAGACAGAAGTGCTTAATGTGACTGAGGATATCCAAGATCCTGGTGCAAGTCATCAGGGAGAACTACCTACTGATAGTGAGGGTCTCCAAGAACCTGGTCCAAGTAATCAGACAGAAGTGCTCGGGGAAACGGTGGAGCTTCAAGAACCTGGTCCGAGCAATCAAACAGAAGTTCTTAGGGAAACAGTGAATTTTCAAGAACCCGATCTGAGCAATCAGACAGAAGTTCTTCATAGGTCCACTGATCACACTTCTCCTCCAAAATTTCCAGAAGTTGAAGTTATGCGTGACACTCACCATGATTTTAGTGCCGGAGATCTATCACCATTGTTTCTAGATGTTGCAAAGGATATAACAGAGCCAATTGTATCTTCACACCAGTTTTCGAATGAGAAAGAAATTCAAACTCCAGCTTTGGAGGATCTATTAGCTTCCAGAGGGCAGCCCTTGCAGTTTCAGCAACATACAGAACCACCAGCTTCTGCTTTTACGCCCGAGGTCCTAGGGGGTTCTGATACTCATGTTTCCTGTG GTTATTCGTCTCCTGCACTGGTCATCCGGTCAACTCCTCCTGAACAGCAACAAAACCAGAGAGCGCGGAAAAGAATCCGTCTCGATAAGTCCTTGGTGTTGCCTAATAA ATTTATGAAAAAGGCACTTGAAGATTCTAGTGATTTATTaaggaagaagagaaatgTGCCGATCAATAATTTAGGGGTGTGGAAATTGAATAACATGGTAAGAAAAGAACAGGTTTTTCATGAGCCTTTACTAACTG GGTCATGTGTGGATATctgtaatattttcaaaaagaattaCATCTCTGCCAAACCCCATTTGGTTGCTACAGCCATGGAGGAAGGAAACTCAGAGCCTATGATTGTAGATTCTCCTGCTCCTGAGACTGAAGCTATTCCAGAACCAAGTGCTGCCAAGTCTCCTCATGCAGCTGAAGATATCCAAGAACCTAGGGTTTCAGAGTCTCATGCTTCAGTGCCTGAAATTGAAATGGAAATCGGACAACTAAGACATGATGATAGCAATATTGGCAATGATTATTTGCCTGAATTTATGCCTTCTCCAGCTACAGTTGTGCATTCTCCCTTTACAAGAGATGACCAGACTCATTCCTCAACTAAAAGTTTTGAATCTGAGTCGATGCCAACCGGAACTCATGGATCTGAGCTTGAAACACCAAGGGTTCTTTCAGAGGAGTGGTTAAGTCTTGAGACCTCCGGGCTGTCAGATATTCCTGAGTTGATAAATTCTGCAGAAGCTGAC GATCTTTCTTTTCTGGAAGCAGATAACAATACATCAACGG GATCCCAAGCACATCAAGGAGTTGAGTCGTTGTCTGTGAGAACTCG GGCTGTGGCACAGTATCTTCAAAGACAATCTCCTATTACCCCATCCTCTGAAGGCTCCACTGATCTCAGTTTGAACAAGATCTTACAAGGGAAAACAAGGAAGTTATGTGCACGAATGTTCTTTGAGACATTG GTTTTGAAGAGTTATGGACTTCTTGATGTGGAACAAGAACAGCCTTATGGTGATATTACTTTGAAGTTGACTCCTAAACTGTCGAAGACCGATATATGA
- the LOC102607556 gene encoding thioredoxin-like protein Clot: MPLNLSDATVSSFDNVFDKFKSEAPKNKANFILFLADKDPSTSLSWCPDCVRAEPVIYKTLEASPDDIALLQAYVGDRPTWRNPQHPFRVNSRFKLTGVPTLFRWENDIVSGRLEDHEAHLEHKIKALLSAD; this comes from the exons ATGCCGCTCAACTTGTCGGACGCAACAGTCTCAAGCTTCGACAATGTCTTTGACAAGTTTAAATCGGAGGCGCCCAAAAATAAAGccaatttcattctttttctcGCGGACAAAGATCCCTCTACTTCTCTCAGCTGGTGCCCTG ATTGCGTGAGAGCTGAACCTGTAATCTACAAAACCCTGGAAGCTTCACCAGATGACATCGCACTGCTGCAGGCTTATGTTGGGGATAGACCAACATGGAGGAATCCTCAGCACCCATTCAGGGTTAATTCAAGGTTCAAACTGACGGGAGTTCCGACACTCTTCCGCTGGGAAAATGACATAGTCAGCGGCCGTCTTGAAGACCATGAAGCCCATCTCGAGCACAAAATCAAAGCCCTTCTTTCTGCCGATTAA